In one window of Miscanthus floridulus cultivar M001 chromosome 12, ASM1932011v1, whole genome shotgun sequence DNA:
- the LOC136497709 gene encoding beta-D-xylosidase 4-like: MAAAFPASGALVAVAMVAAAALLCCSNVARAQTPVFACDASNATLASYGFCNRSASASARAADLVSRLTLAEKVGFLVDKQAALPRLGIPLYEWWSEALHGVSYVGPGTRFSPLVPAATSFPQPILTAASFNATLFRAIGEVVSNEARAMHNVGLAGLTFWSPNINIFRDPRWGRGQETPGEDPLLTSKYAVGYVTGLQNASAGDSLKVAACCKHYTAYDVDNWKGVERYTFNAVVSQQDLDDTFQPPFKSCVVDGNVASVMCSYNQVNGKPTCADKDLLSGVIRGDWKLNGYISSDCDSVDVLYNNQHYTKTPEDAAAISIKAGLDLNCGNFLAQHTVAAVQAGKLSESDVDRAITNNFITLMRLGFFDGDPRELPFGNLSPSDVCTSPNQELAREAARQGIVLLKNRGALPLSASSIKSMAVIGPNANASFTMIGNYEGTPCKYTTPLQGLGANVATVYQPGCTNVGCSGNSLQLDTATKAAASADVTVLVVGADQSIERESLDRTSLLLPGQQPQLVSAVANASRGPCILVVMSGGPFDISFAKSSDKIAAILWVGYPGEAGGAAIADVLFGYHNPSGRLPVTWYPESFTKVPMTDMRMRPDPSTGYPGRTYRFYTGDTVYAFGDGLSYTSFAHHLVSAPKQVALQLAVGHTCLTERCPSVEAEGAHCEGLAFDVHLRVRNAGEMSGGHTVFLFSSPPAVHNAPAKHLLGFEKVSLEPGQAGVVAFKVDVCKDLSVVDELGNRKVALGSHTLHVGDLKHTLNLRV; encoded by the exons ATGGCCGCAGCGTTCCCGGCCTCGGGCGCGCTGGTGGCGGTcgccatggtggcggcggcggcgctgctctgcTGTTCCAATGTGGCGCGCGCGCAGACGCCGGTGTTCGCGTGCGACGCGTCGAACGCGACGCTGGCGTCGTACGGGTTCTGCAAccggtcggcgtcggcgtcggcgcgcGCGGCGGACCTGGTGTCCCGTCTGACGCTGGCGGAGAAAGTGGGGTTCCTGGTGGACAAGCAGGCGGCGCTGCCCCGGCTGGGCATCCCGCTGTACGAGTGGTGGTCGGAGGCGCTGCACGGCGTCTCCTACGTCGGGCCGGGCACCCGGTTCTCGCCGCTGGTGCCCGCCGCCACCAGCTTCCCGCAGCCCATCCTCACGGCGGCGTCCTTCAACGCCACGCTCTTCCGCGCCATCGGCGAG GTGGTGTCCAACGAGGCGCGGGCGATGCACAACGTGGGGCTGGCGGGGCTTACTTTCTGGAGCCCCAACATCAACATCTTCCGCGACCCACGGTGGGGACGCGGGCAGGAGACCCCCGGCGAGGACCCGCTCCTCACCAGCAAGTACGCCGTCGGCTACGTCACGGGGCTGCAGAACGCCAGCGCCGGCGACAGCCTCAAGGTCGCCGCCTGCTGCAAGCACTACACCGCCTACGACGTCGACAACTGGAAGGGCGTCGAGCGCTACACCTTCAACGCCGTG GTGTCGCAGCAGGACCTGGACGACACGTTCCAGCCCCCGTTCAAGAGCTGCGTGGTGGACGGGAACGTGGCCAGCGTCATGTGCTCCTACAACCAGGTCAACGGGAAGCCCACCTGCGCTGACAAGGATCTCCTGTCTGGAGTCATCAGAGGGGACTGGAAGCTCAACGG GTACATTTCATCAGACTGCGACTCGGTCGATGTGCTGTACAACAACCAGCACTACACCAAAACCCCCGAGGACGCAGCCGCCATCTCCATCAAAGCAG GGCTGGACCTGAACTGCGGCAACTTCCTGGCGCAGCACACGGTGGCGGCCGTGCAAGCCGGCAAGCTGTCGGAGTCCGACGTCGACCGGGCCATCACCAACAACTTCATCACGCTCATGCGGCTGGGCTTCTTCGACGGCGACCCGCGGGAGCTGCCGTTCGGCAACCTTAGCCCCAGCGACGTGTGCACGTCCCCCAACCAGGAGCTGGCTCGCGAGGCCGCGCGCCAGGGCATCGTGCTCCTCAAGAACAGGGGCGCGCTCCCGCTCTCCGCCAGCTCCATCAAGTCCATGGCCGTCATTGGCCCCAATGCCAATGCCAGCTTCACCATGATCGGCAACTATGAAG GCACGCCATGCAAGTACACGACGCCGCTGCAGGGCCTGGGCGCGAACGTGGCCACGGTGTACCAGCCGGGATGCACGAACGTGGGGTGCAGTGGCAACAGCCTGCAGCTCGACACGGCCACCAAGGCCGCGGCCAGCGCTGACGTGACCGTGCTGGTCGTCGGCGCCGACCAGTCCATCGAGCGCGAGAGCCTGGACCGGACGAGCCTCCTGCTGCCGGGCCAGCAGCCGCAGCTCGTGTCCGCGGTCGCCAACGCGTCCAGAGGCCCGTGCATCCTCGTCGTCATGTCGGGCGGCCCCTTCGACATCTCGTTCGCCAAGTCCAGCGACAAGATCGCCGCGATTCTTTGGGTCGGCTACCCCGGCGAAGCCGGCGGCGCCGCCATCGCCGACGTCCTCTTCGGTTACCACAACCCAA GTGGAAGGTTGCCGGTGACGTGGTACCCCGAGTCGTTCACCAAGGTACCGATGACCGACATGCGCATGCGGCCGGACCCGTCGACGGGCTACCCCGGCCGGACGTACCGGTTCTACACCGGCGACACGGTGTACGCGTTCGGCGACGGGCTGAGCTACACCAGCTTCGCGCACCACCTGGTGTCGGCGCCGAAGCAGGTGGCCCTGCAGCTCGCGGTGGGCCACACGTGCCTGACCGAGCGCTGCCCGTCCGTGGAGGCCGAGGGCGCGCACTGCGAGGGCCTGGCGTTCGACGTGCACCTCCGGGTGAGGAACGCGGGCGAGATGTCCGGCGGCCACACGGTGTTCCTGTTCTCGTCGCCGCCGGCGGTGCACAACGCGCCGGCGAAGCACCTGCTGGGGTTCGAGAAGGTGTCGCTGGAGCCCGGGCAGGCGGGCGTGGTGGCGTTCAAGGTGGACGTGTGCAAGGACCTCAGCGTCGTGGACGAGCTGGGCAACAGGAAGGTGGCGCTCGGCAGCCACACGCTGCACGTCggggacctcaagcacacgctcaaCTTGAGAGTCTGA